AATGTTAATATCTTGTGATTCTGAATCTGCCTAAGCCTGGCACATCCAGATCCACTCTTTCCGGGACAGGCGGCTCTGCACTGGAAAAAAGGATTGAACCTTTCGCATCCGGCGGAAATACTCCCGGAATGTTCAAATCCGGTTTCAGTTCAACTCCATGCCCGTTTTTAGACCGGATGACCTTTATCTCCCGGAACTGATTTCCGATTATCACAGGCAGGGTGATCTGGAGAATGGATTCTTTGGAGAAGCATCGCATCCGGTAAAGCAGAGACAGGGGATCATCAACCTCTCCGGTCTTGTAAAAATTTGTGAGGCGCAAGGATTTATAGCCTTCCACGCAATATCCCCGGTCTTCGAAGCAGGCGTATTTTTTATACATTTCGCTCTCTGGCTCGACCAGGAAATAGAGCGAAAAAAAATTATTGACCTGTCTGATCACGAAATATTCGCTGATTTTTTTAAATCTTACCTTCTGACTGTATTCAATTGTACGCAGAGTTCTGGGATCATAAACGCTGTGGCAGGAGATCCTGAAGGGTACCAGCAGGTCTGCCAGACCGCGGCTTTCAGCCGCCAGCGTAATCTCCAGAGTCTGGCCGGACTGAAAAGTGACTGTCGCTACTCCGACTGAAAGTCCGAAACTGTATATTCTGTAACTGAATTCTTCAAAATTTATAAAAATCGGGGTTTCCGCGGCCCTGAGAGCCGAAAAAACCCCGATCAATGCTGTCAGTAAATATAATCTGATCAATTCTGCCAGAGAATCTTATATACCTTTAAAAGTTCCAGAGCTTTCTGCAGCTGATAATCCTTCTCAAGGTCGATGATCTTCACCTCATCAGTTTTTCCATTAGATTCAGTGCCGACTTCTGAAGTTTGTGGCTTAGGTTGTTTTGGTTCAATTTTATTTTCAACCGTCTCTTTCTGGTTGTTAACGGATTTGACCTCAGCCGTGGCCCCGACTTCACCGGTTCCGTTCATCTCTGCCAGCATTTTTTCCATCAGATCCCCTGGAGCTTTGAAAGGAATTTCAATGTCCGGTTTGATGCCCATCTTGTCAATGCAGACTCCGCTCGGGGTAAAATATTTTGCGATCGTGACTTTCATGGACGAACCATCACTCAGATTGAAGATGTTCTGGACAGAACCTTTTCCATAACTCTTCATCCCGAGCAGGATTGCGCGGTTATTATCTCTTAAAGCTCCGGCTACGATCTCCGAACCTGAAGCGGAGCCCTGGTTGATCAGCACGATCATGGGTGTTTTCGGTATCACCGGATCCTCATCGTTGAGATAGCGTTCACTGATGGATTCCATGCGCCCTTTGGTATAAACCACAAGTTTTCCCTTTTCCAGGAAAAAGTCGCTGATTTTCACTGCTTCGGACAACAGGCCGCCTGGATTGTTGCGCAAATCCATGATCATGGCGACCGGGTTCTGGCTTTTCAATTTCAAAAGTTCTTCTTTGCATTCGTTGGCAGTGTCGCCGTTGAAGCTGGAAATCCTGAAGTAAGCGTATTTATCCTCGATCATGGTGGATTTGACTGTCTTGAGCTTGATTTCTTCCCGGGTCAGCTCAACTTCGAAAGGATCCTTGACTTCGTCCCTCTGGATGGTCAGGCGAACCTTCGTTCCGAGAGGACCCCTGATCTTATCGGCGATCACGTCCATCTCAATTCCTTTGGTCACTTCCCCATCCACTTTCATGATCCGGTCAAGCGGTTTCAGCCCGGCTTTAAATGCCGGAGTATCTTCAAATGGGGAAACCACGATCAACTGATTGTCGCGCATCCCGATCACGATTCCGACTCCACCGTATTTACCCTGCAGCTGCATCTTCATTTCCTTGCTGGCTTCCTTTTCCATGAATGTGGTATATGGATCAAGTTTTTCCATGTAATTGGAAAGCAGATCATGCACCATTTTCTGGGACGGCACAGCATCATAATAATAATCATGCAGGTAGCGGACACCTTCGTTGAGAATATACAGGTCACGCATCAGGTTGTCTGTTTCCTTGGTGTCTTTCTTGTCTGACGGACCGGCTGGGGGAATGTCGGCGGCAAAGATCATGAAGCTTCCCGCGAAAAGACCGGTCAATATCCATAAAATCGATGTCTTCTTCAATTTGCTCTCCTCGGATCTTTTTCAGTAATTCTACTTACAGCAGGAATAAATATCAATTAAAAAAGGGGATCTTTCGATCCCCTTTACGCTTTTGTTCCGCTAACTTCTAACCTTCTACCTGCTGGACGATGTGCGGAGTGATCAGGAAGATCAATTCAGTGGAATTCTTTTTTTTCGTTGTGTCAGAGAAAAAAGTCTTAAGGATCGGAATATCACCCAGAATCGGTATTGCTGCCACTGAGTTGTCTTCTATCTGCTGAATCAAACCGCCGATCAGAATCTCTTCTCCGTCCTTGACCTTGACTGTGGTCTTCGCTATCCGCTTGTTGATGGACGGATAGGGATAGGATTCAGTCTGCCCTGGCAGTGTGGTCCAGACTGCCTTGGAAACCTGCGGTTCAACATCCATGGTGATCCAGCCCTCATCATTGATGCGCGGGGTGATCTTCAGGATTACACCGACATCCTTTTCCTGGGGTGGCTGGGTGGGGCCGCCGGTATAAATGACCTGGTCGCCGATCTGCACCTGGGCTTCCTTACCGTTCATGGCCATGATCTTAGGATTGGATAGGATCTTGCCATTGCCCGTCGATTCTGCTGCAGCGAGGCTTGATTCGAAGTAAGTGGCCGGCCTGAAGAATGTTCCCAGGGCAAATGGATCCATTTCTCCGGAGACCAGCTTGTTTGAAAAATCCTGGTTCTCAGTCGACTTGCGGCCATGTTCCTGCAGGCTGAATATTTTCCCGTTGGCCTCTTTACCAGCTGCGCCGTTTCCCCAGGCCCATTTCATTCCAAGTTCATGGGAGCCGGAGGTCGTGATTTCCACGATCTTGGCTTCGATCATCACCTGATGAACCGGAACATCGATGCTCTTGATCAATTCGTCGATCTTGTCCAGGGCGTTCTGGTTCCCGGAAACTACTACTGCATTGACACGCTGGTCGGTGCTGACTTCGATCGGCACCTCGGCCTTCTTGAAAATACCGCTGATGACCTTGGCTACAGACTCGCATTCGGCATAATTCAACTTATAAGTCCGGTTGAGTCCCACGTCGAATCCTTCGGCCAGCTTCGTAGCCGGGCCTATCACATAGGTGTTGTCGATTTTCCGAACGACGTACCCGTTGGTTTTGGCGACCAGTTCCAGAGCTCTTTCATAATAGACATCCTTCAAAGCCAGGGTGATCTTGCCTGAGACCGACTTTTCAGTGATAATGTTCGAACCGGTGGATTTGGCGATGGCCTTCACCACGTCCTTGATATCAGTACTGCTGAAAGTGAAACTCACATAGTCCTGCACGGCGAATGCCGGCTGGATCAAGAAAAACACGCCCAAGAAGAACAATAATCTTTTTCCTTTCATATACACCTCCAAATTTTTAGTCGGCTACAGTAATGGTTCGTCTCATATTCAGGCCATAAGCAAATATCGTGACTTTGTCTTCACCTATCTCCACGACGCTGAAATCCGGTGTCTTTTCGCCCTCGCTCAGTTCGTACTGTTCGTTTTTATCCATATTTTCGATCAGGGCGATCTTCACATCTCCATTGACCACGATGCCGATCAGCCTAAGCCTCAGTGGTTTCGGAGCTTCCTGGCCGCGGGCGACTGTGGCTTCTATCTTGGGAGGCTTCGGAGGTTTAATGAGAGTCTCGAACGGATTCAGAATGCCGCCGTCTTCGGCGGGATCATCGTTAAAATATTTCACTCTGTTGTTGTCTACCAGGTAGTCTTCGGTATCTTCCGGCTTCTTGGAACTGTCACCGATATCAGGCAGTGCCGGTGCTTCTTCGCCGGTGGCAGCTTCAGCGCCTTCCGCTCCAGGAGCGGCTTCTTCGCCAGGAACGCCAAGTTCTTCGTCCGCAGCACCTGGAGCTTTTGGCTGTTCAGCAGCGGGGGCTGCAGGACCTGCAGGAGCATTGGAAGGAGTTGCCGGAGCGGCAGGAGCACTGGGGGGAGTAGCTGGAGCTGCCGAAGGTACCTCTCCGGTACCGGAAGGGCTTGCCGGAGGTACTGCCGGGGTCACCTCACCCGTGACTGGCGCGGTACTCCCTGCGGCACCACCGCCTCCCAGGAGATCGTCCAGTTCATCCGCGGCCAGACAATAGCCGCCGACGAACAGGCAAATCAATATCACTGCGCCACTCTTCCACCGTTTTTTATTATGCATAAATCCTCCCTGCATCTTCATCGTCACAATACCTGCTCAGCCCCGCCGGTATCAAGCGGAGTGAACTTGTATGCATGGAAATTGAAAGTCAACTGGATCATGGTCTTAGTCTTGAACTGCGTGAGTCCTTCATAACCAGGGGTGCCGAAATTGAATCCAGCAGTCTGGTCTCCGCCTGTAGCGTTCAAAGTTACTTCACCCTTGCGGGCCACGACCAGCTTGAAGTTTTCAAGCCTAGCCACAAATCTTCCCAGGCAGTGAAATTCTCCGGTTATATTGACGGAAATCGGCATATCGGTATATGCTTCCATCTCCACCAGATTGTCAAACTTGATATCCTTGAATTCTACTTTGGCCTGCTTGGCATATTCCTCGATCTTGTTCAGGATCACCGGAACCTTGATCTCTGTCTGGATCTTCTTAGCGAGTTCCATCATCTTCTTATTGATCTCTTCGAGGCGTACTCTGGCTTGTTTGATCTGCTCGTCGATATCCTTGGCCTTTTCCAGTTCTTCCTTGATCTTCTGGATGTCGGCCCTCAATATGTCCCGCTCAGCCACATATTCCTTGTAGTTTTTGAAATAGAAGGTACTGACCATTCCTACCAGGATCAGGAGGAACAAGGTAAAAATCAGCGATTTTTCTCCCATATATTATTTCTCCTTCTTTTCTTGGCGTTTCTTCAGCTGGCAGCTCATCTTGAAGTCCCAGATTTCCTGCTGATTCTGCTTTGAATGGTTGGCATTATGTAAAAAGACTTCGGCAAAAATCGGATCATGACTTAAGTTATCCCAGTATTCCGAGATGTTCTTGGCAGCGTCTACTCCCCTGCCGAGCATGTTCACTTTATATTTGGCTTCAGTCTGGAAACGTGTCAGCCAGATCTTCTTCTTCGGTACGACCTTGGTCATGGTTTCCAGAACATCTGTCCAGGGAACGATGTTATCTGTGCTGATCAGGCCTTCAATCAGGTTGACCTTGTTTTCAACAGCCGCGATCTTGCCGTTGATCACATCCAGTTCTTCCTGCTTCTTCTTGATCTGCTCTTCCTTCTTCTTGTTCAGTTCTTTCTTTTCCCTTCTCAGACCATCGAGTTCTTCTTCCCACTGGGGTCCGAGCACACCCCACATGAAATATCCAGCTCCCAGGATGATCAGAATGCCCGCGATAGTCCCATATGGGACCTTGGGCATCTTCATGCCTGGTTTCTTGGGGATTAGATTTATCTTGATGATTCTCACTGCCATCACCTCCTACATCATTTCCCTGAGCGCAAGTCCGATTGCCGCTGAGAGTTCCAGGGCATGTTCCCTGAGTCCAGATTCGTCAGATACGCCGATATCAACGCTCATCAGCGGATCGGATACCACCACTTCGATACCCAGTTCGTTCGCCAGGAAAACGTCGATGTTGCGCAGATAAGCGGATCCACCTGAAAGAAAGATCTTGTGAATCACTTTCTGCCTCTGCTGGGCCTTATAATAGTCAAAGGACCGCCTGATTTCAGAGGATAAGTCCTCGACGACGGTCCGGATCACTTCTGAGACTTCATTCTCTTCTTCGCCTTCGGTGATGATCTTGCCTTCTTCTTTCTTGATGTTTTCAGCCTGGGCGAATTCAAGCTTGAGAACACTCTGGATGACTGAGGTGATGCTGTTTCCCGCAATGGAGATGTTGCGGTGAAATTCCAGGATGCCGTTTCTGCAGACGTTGATGTCCGTAGAGCCTGCTCCGACATCGATCACAGCCACGACCTCATTGTCGCTGATCTGTTCGTGCATGGCGTTCAGAGCCGCGAAATTGTTGACATCAAGGACATTAGCATTTAGTCCGGCCTGCTTCATGGTCCTCAGATAGTTGTTGACAATTTCCTTCTGTGCGCAGACCAGCAGGATGAAAAAGTTGATCATCCCTTCTTCCTCGATCTCCGATAATTTAGAGAAACCAATGCAGACATCTTCGAGAGCGTAAGGCACATATTGCTCTGCTTCGAACTTGATGGCTTCCTCGAGTTCCTCATCTTTCATCTGGGGAACCTTGATGAAACGGGAAATGACGTTCTGGGAAGAAAGACCCACATTCGTGAGAGCTCCTTTATGGCCCAGACTTTTGGTCAGTTCTTTCAGAGTTTCGGTCAGGGCGTTGTTGTCGGCGATGTTGCCGTCCACCAACACTCCTTCCGGCAGAGGTGAAATGCCGTAACCGATGATCTTAGGCCGGTTACCGACCTTTTCCATAGCCACGGCCTTGAGTGAACTCACGCCGATGTCGATGCCGATTACAGCTTTAGAACTGCCAAATAATCCCATAACTTACTCCTCAGATATTTCTCTTTTTCTTATCGCTCTTTAATAAAGTCTTCGACTCTTTCACGGTTTTTGTTTAGTTCGACTACCGCTTTACCAATTGCTGCCCGAGCGTCCCCCTGCTGAATTTCACCATCCTTGTACCAGGATAATATTTAGAGAGAATTGTGCAGTAATCCGTCCCAAGCCTGGCCATGCCGTTTGCACCCCACTGGCAGAGCCCGACACCATGACCCGAACCATACCCGAGAAAAATGATCTCGTCGGATTTTTCGCCCTTCTGGCTCTTTTCGTACTTATCGATGATGTGATTTACTTTTTCTTCCAGGGAAACACCATGTACCATTTCGTAATTCGGCTCATTTTCATATATTTTGAAGCAGTTCGAGTAGATTTTGTCGCTGCCGATCATGGTCCTTAGAGTGTTGGCATTGATCAGATTCTGATTCACGCTCAGGAGTTTTACTCTCCCGCCATCGTCGGTTTCCAGGACTTCGATTTTCAGAAAGTTATCCTGGATGGACCCCTTCCGTCTGAGAGCTTCGGC
This window of the Candidatus Wallbacteria bacterium genome carries:
- a CDS encoding PilN domain-containing protein, coding for MAVRIIKINLIPKKPGMKMPKVPYGTIAGILIILGAGYFMWGVLGPQWEEELDGLRREKKELNKKKEEQIKKKQEELDVINGKIAAVENKVNLIEGLISTDNIVPWTDVLETMTKVVPKKKIWLTRFQTEAKYKVNMLGRGVDAAKNISEYWDNLSHDPIFAEVFLHNANHSKQNQQEIWDFKMSCQLKKRQEKKEK
- the pilO gene encoding type 4a pilus biogenesis protein PilO, translating into MGEKSLIFTLFLLILVGMVSTFYFKNYKEYVAERDILRADIQKIKEELEKAKDIDEQIKQARVRLEEINKKMMELAKKIQTEIKVPVILNKIEEYAKQAKVEFKDIKFDNLVEMEAYTDMPISVNITGEFHCLGRFVARLENFKLVVARKGEVTLNATGGDQTAGFNFGTPGYEGLTQFKTKTMIQLTFNFHAYKFTPLDTGGAEQVL
- the pilM gene encoding type IV pilus assembly protein PilM translates to MGLFGSSKAVIGIDIGVSSLKAVAMEKVGNRPKIIGYGISPLPEGVLVDGNIADNNALTETLKELTKSLGHKGALTNVGLSSQNVISRFIKVPQMKDEELEEAIKFEAEQYVPYALEDVCIGFSKLSEIEEEGMINFFILLVCAQKEIVNNYLRTMKQAGLNANVLDVNNFAALNAMHEQISDNEVVAVIDVGAGSTDINVCRNGILEFHRNISIAGNSITSVIQSVLKLEFAQAENIKKEEGKIITEGEEENEVSEVIRTVVEDLSSEIRRSFDYYKAQQRQKVIHKIFLSGGSAYLRNIDVFLANELGIEVVVSDPLMSVDIGVSDESGLREHALELSAAIGLALREMM
- a CDS encoding S41 family peptidase, with the translated sequence MKKTSILWILTGLFAGSFMIFAADIPPAGPSDKKDTKETDNLMRDLYILNEGVRYLHDYYYDAVPSQKMVHDLLSNYMEKLDPYTTFMEKEASKEMKMQLQGKYGGVGIVIGMRDNQLIVVSPFEDTPAFKAGLKPLDRIMKVDGEVTKGIEMDVIADKIRGPLGTKVRLTIQRDEVKDPFEVELTREEIKLKTVKSTMIEDKYAYFRISSFNGDTANECKEELLKLKSQNPVAMIMDLRNNPGGLLSEAVKISDFFLEKGKLVVYTKGRMESISERYLNDEDPVIPKTPMIVLINQGSASGSEIVAGALRDNNRAILLGMKSYGKGSVQNIFNLSDGSSMKVTIAKYFTPSGVCIDKMGIKPDIEIPFKAPGDLMEKMLAEMNGTGEVGATAEVKSVNNQKETVENKIEPKQPKPQTSEVGTESNGKTDEVKIIDLEKDYQLQKALELLKVYKILWQN
- a CDS encoding secretin N-terminal domain-containing protein, which produces MKGKRLLFFLGVFFLIQPAFAVQDYVSFTFSSTDIKDVVKAIAKSTGSNIITEKSVSGKITLALKDVYYERALELVAKTNGYVVRKIDNTYVIGPATKLAEGFDVGLNRTYKLNYAECESVAKVISGIFKKAEVPIEVSTDQRVNAVVVSGNQNALDKIDELIKSIDVPVHQVMIEAKIVEITTSGSHELGMKWAWGNGAAGKEANGKIFSLQEHGRKSTENQDFSNKLVSGEMDPFALGTFFRPATYFESSLAAAESTGNGKILSNPKIMAMNGKEAQVQIGDQVIYTGGPTQPPQEKDVGVILKITPRINDEGWITMDVEPQVSKAVWTTLPGQTESYPYPSINKRIAKTTVKVKDGEEILIGGLIQQIEDNSVAAIPILGDIPILKTFFSDTTKKKNSTELIFLITPHIVQQVEG
- a CDS encoding DUF3108 domain-containing protein; translated protein: MIRLYLLTALIGVFSALRAAETPIFINFEEFSYRIYSFGLSVGVATVTFQSGQTLEITLAAESRGLADLLVPFRISCHSVYDPRTLRTIEYSQKVRFKKISEYFVIRQVNNFFSLYFLVEPESEMYKKYACFEDRGYCVEGYKSLRLTNFYKTGEVDDPLSLLYRMRCFSKESILQITLPVIIGNQFREIKVIRSKNGHGVELKPDLNIPGVFPPDAKGSILFSSAEPPVPERVDLDVPGLGRFRITRY